The following are from one region of the Amedibacterium intestinale genome:
- the map gene encoding type I methionyl aminopeptidase, translating to MKKAGIIVALAHRAAQSVIHPGIKTKEINEIVEKTIIENGGYPSFKGLYGFPAAACISVNSVIVHGIPDNTVLKDGDIVSVDIGACYKGYHGDSAWTYAVGNVDEQTKRLMYIGEKSLYEGLKMAKVGNHLTDISHAIGEYVFQHGYSLPRDYAGHGIGTSVHEDPTVPNFGPAGHGIILKEGMTFAIEPMVLAGRPQTRLLKDGWGVGTRDGKNGVHFEHTIVITKDGYEILTKV from the coding sequence ATGAAAAAAGCAGGTATAATTGTTGCGCTTGCACATCGTGCAGCGCAATCAGTTATACATCCTGGAATAAAAACCAAAGAGATAAATGAAATTGTTGAAAAAACAATTATTGAGAATGGCGGTTATCCGTCTTTTAAAGGTTTATATGGTTTTCCAGCTGCAGCTTGTATATCTGTAAATTCTGTTATAGTACATGGTATTCCTGATAATACAGTACTAAAAGACGGAGACATTGTTTCAGTAGATATCGGTGCCTGTTATAAAGGGTATCATGGAGACTCGGCATGGACATATGCTGTTGGAAATGTAGATGAGCAGACAAAACGACTCATGTACATTGGAGAAAAATCTTTATATGAAGGTTTAAAAATGGCAAAGGTCGGGAATCATTTAACTGATATTTCTCATGCTATCGGAGAATATGTTTTTCAACATGGTTATTCGTTGCCAAGAGATTATGCAGGTCATGGCATTGGAACTTCTGTCCATGAAGATCCGACAGTTCCAAATTTTGGTCCGGCAGGTCATGGAATCATTCTTAAAGAAGGTATGACTTTTGCGATTGAGCCTATGGTTCTAGCAGGAAGACCGCAAACACGATTGTTAAAGGATGGATGGGGTGTTGGCACTAGAGATGGTAAAAATGGTGTACACTTCGAACATACAATCGTAATTACAAAAGATGGGTATGAAATACTCACAAAAGTTTAA
- the infA gene encoding translation initiation factor IF-1 — protein MGKQDVIEIDGVVTDTLPNAMFKVKLPNGHEILAHVSGKIRMHYIRILPGDRVTVEISPYDLTRGRITFRHK, from the coding sequence ATGGGTAAGCAAGATGTTATTGAAATTGACGGGGTTGTTACAGATACTCTGCCAAATGCAATGTTTAAAGTGAAATTGCCAAATGGACACGAAATACTGGCTCACGTTTCTGGTAAAATCCGCATGCACTACATCCGCATTTTACCAGGGGATCGTGTTACTGTAGAAATTTCACCTTATGATTTAACACGTGGGCGAATTACATTCCGACACAAATAA
- the rpmJ gene encoding 50S ribosomal protein L36 has translation MKVRPSVKPICDKCRIIKRKGRIMVICENPKHKQRQGN, from the coding sequence ATGAAAGTAAGACCATCTGTCAAACCAATATGCGATAAGTGCCGCATTATCAAACGTAAAGGCCGTATCATGGTTATTTGCGAAAATCCAAAACACAAACAAAGACAAGGAAACTAA
- the rpsM gene encoding 30S ribosomal protein S13: MARIAGVDLPRDKRVVVSLTYIYGIGRPTAEKILAKTGISEDIRVKDLTDEQVNAIRTEIDAIKVEGDLRREVALNIKRLMEIGCYRGIRHRKGLPVRGQRTKTNARTRKGPVRTVANKKK, encoded by the coding sequence ATGGCTCGTATTGCAGGTGTTGATTTACCACGCGATAAGCGCGTTGTAGTATCATTAACTTATATTTATGGAATTGGCCGCCCAACTGCGGAAAAAATTCTAGCAAAAACAGGAATTAGCGAAGATATTCGTGTAAAAGATTTAACTGACGAACAGGTTAACGCAATTCGTACAGAAATTGACGCAATCAAAGTTGAAGGTGATTTGCGTCGTGAAGTAGCGTTAAATATCAAACGTTTAATGGAAATTGGATGCTATCGTGGGATCCGTCACCGTAAAGGATTACCGGTTCGCGGTCAGCGTACTAAAACAAATGCTCGTACACGTAAAGGTCCAGTTCGTACAGTAGCAAACAAAAAGAAATAG
- the rpsK gene encoding 30S ribosomal protein S11, with product MAKNVKAGARKRKARKNIARGCAHIHSTFNNTIVTITDESGNAVAWSSAGALGFKGSRKSTPFAAQMAGEAAGKAAIENGMKTVSVNVKGPGPGREAAVRALQVAGLEITMINDVTPIPHNGCRPPKRPRG from the coding sequence ATGGCAAAAAATGTAAAAGCGGGCGCTCGTAAACGCAAGGCACGTAAGAATATTGCTCGTGGATGTGCGCACATTCACTCAACTTTTAATAATACCATCGTTACTATTACTGACGAAAGTGGAAACGCAGTAGCTTGGTCTAGCGCTGGTGCATTAGGGTTCAAAGGTTCTCGTAAATCTACTCCATTTGCTGCTCAGATGGCTGGAGAAGCTGCAGGTAAAGCTGCAATAGAAAATGGTATGAAGACGGTATCTGTAAACGTTAAAGGTCCAGGACCTGGACGTGAAGCAGCTGTAAGAGCATTACAGGTTGCGGGATTAGAAATTACAATGATTAATGATGTAACTCCAATTCCACACAACGGTTGTCGTCCACCTAAACGACCACGTGGTTAA
- a CDS encoding DNA-directed RNA polymerase subunit alpha: protein MQKFERAHFEVKEYSDSEHYGKFVFGPLERGFGYTIGNALRRVLLSSLPGAAVFSIKVDGVYHEFTSIPGIVEDVTAMILNIKTLVMKIQDDEIYTLRISKQGPGEVTGADIICPEGVEVLSKDLHICTLEEGGVLEMELQARIGRGYVSADTNKQLYQTPNQPLGIIYTDSIYTPIEKVSYSVDPTRVGQDAHYDKVTLEVWTDSSISPAESIALSSKILIDHLELLTSVDEAVNDMESLMKEAQGEVQNKGLVMMIEDLDLSVRSYNCLKRAGIQTVEELTQRTEDEMMRVRNLGKKSLKEVKDKIYDLGLSFKSYE, encoded by the coding sequence ATGCAAAAATTCGAACGTGCACATTTTGAAGTAAAAGAATACAGTGATTCAGAACATTACGGTAAGTTTGTATTTGGACCTTTGGAAAGAGGGTTTGGATATACTATTGGGAATGCACTAAGACGTGTTTTGCTCTCCTCTTTACCGGGAGCTGCCGTATTCTCAATTAAGGTTGATGGAGTGTACCATGAGTTCACTTCTATTCCAGGAATTGTTGAAGACGTTACGGCAATGATTTTAAATATTAAAACTCTGGTAATGAAAATTCAAGATGATGAAATTTATACATTAAGAATTTCAAAACAGGGTCCAGGCGAAGTAACAGGTGCTGATATTATTTGCCCAGAAGGTGTAGAAGTGTTAAGTAAAGATTTACACATTTGTACATTGGAAGAAGGCGGAGTTTTGGAAATGGAACTGCAAGCACGCATTGGGCGTGGTTACGTAAGTGCTGATACTAATAAACAGTTATATCAGACACCTAATCAGCCTTTAGGAATCATTTATACAGATTCTATTTATACTCCAATTGAAAAAGTATCATATAGTGTAGATCCAACTCGTGTTGGTCAGGATGCACACTATGATAAAGTTACTTTGGAGGTATGGACTGATTCTTCAATTAGTCCTGCAGAATCCATCGCATTATCTTCTAAGATTTTAATTGATCATTTAGAATTGTTAACAAGTGTTGACGAAGCTGTAAATGATATGGAATCTTTAATGAAGGAAGCTCAAGGTGAAGTACAGAACAAAGGTCTTGTAATGATGATTGAAGATCTTGATCTTTCTGTTCGTTCATATAACTGTTTAAAACGTGCAGGTATTCAGACCGTAGAAGAGCTTACACAAAGAACTGAAGATGAAATGATGAGAGTTCGTAACTTAGGTAAGAAATCATTGAAAGAAGTTAAAGATAAAATTTATGATTTGGGCTTAAGCTTTAAATCATATGAATAG
- the rplQ gene encoding 50S ribosomal protein L17 translates to MWNRKLGRKADHRKALLRNMATSVIAYGQIETTEMKAKELRTVVDELITLAKRGDLHARRQAASYVRDVVVNEATGQTALQKLFDEIGPAYKDRNGGYTRVIKTRVRRGDAAPMAIIELVK, encoded by the coding sequence ATGTGGAATCGTAAATTAGGACGTAAAGCTGACCACCGTAAAGCATTGCTACGTAACATGGCTACATCTGTAATTGCTTATGGTCAGATTGAAACTACAGAAATGAAAGCAAAAGAACTTCGTACTGTTGTAGATGAACTGATTACATTAGCAAAACGTGGTGATCTTCACGCACGTCGTCAGGCTGCAAGTTATGTACGTGATGTAGTAGTTAATGAAGCTACTGGGCAGACTGCTCTTCAGAAATTATTTGATGAAATTGGTCCAGCATATAAAGATCGTAATGGTGGATATACTAGAGTAATCAAAACTAGAGTACGTCGTGGTGATGCTGCTCCAATGGCAATCATTGAATTGGTTAAGTAA
- a CDS encoding O-methyltransferase: MTLIEEMEAYAKDFDVPIMQKEGIDFMCNFINENKITSILEIGSAIGYSAIRMAQLNKNIHITTIERDEERYKKAVDYIQRSGLEKQINIIYGDALETVVNGSYDMIFIDAAKAQYIRFFERYEGYLKKDGYIITDNLKFHGFVEHKELVKNRNLRQLVGKIQRFVDYLKNREDFDTTFYEFGDGVGISRKK, from the coding sequence ATGACATTGATTGAAGAAATGGAAGCATATGCAAAAGATTTTGATGTTCCTATTATGCAAAAAGAAGGAATTGATTTTATGTGCAACTTTATAAATGAAAATAAGATTACTTCTATTTTAGAAATTGGAAGTGCAATAGGGTATTCAGCTATTCGTATGGCACAGTTAAATAAGAATATTCATATTACTACGATAGAGCGTGATGAAGAACGATATAAAAAGGCAGTGGATTACATTCAACGCAGTGGATTAGAAAAACAAATAAATATAATCTATGGAGATGCATTAGAAACGGTAGTTAATGGTAGTTATGATATGATTTTCATAGATGCTGCGAAAGCTCAATATATACGTTTTTTTGAAAGATATGAAGGTTATTTAAAAAAAGATGGATATATTATAACAGATAATTTAAAATTTCATGGTTTCGTAGAACACAAGGAATTAGTAAAAAATAGAAACTTAAGACAGTTAGTTGGTAAAATTCAACGTTTTGTTGACTATTTGAAGAATAGAGAAGATTTTGATACTACTTTTTATGAGTTTGGTGATGGTGTCGGAATAAGCAGAAAAAAATAA
- a CDS encoding ribonuclease E inhibitor RraB: MKKIIPALAVLGGVAAFAVYKLKKEEKKHVVDLDQGLLYDEENEDDILENSFKKAETEVQDLPEHNDTITMDNEYPSLTSTEVENLKNEYNTKVEELASEGDILTKERPVRHNVCFYNEVDLEHFKKEVINRGFVISTGEEPLNLVVLHISPINTEKLVDNILYLASRAKENKGTYKNWETKVIYG, translated from the coding sequence ATGAAAAAAATAATTCCAGCTTTAGCAGTTCTTGGAGGAGTTGCTGCTTTTGCAGTATACAAGCTAAAAAAAGAAGAGAAGAAGCATGTTGTTGATTTAGACCAGGGACTTCTTTATGATGAAGAAAACGAAGATGATATTTTAGAGAACAGCTTTAAAAAAGCAGAAACTGAAGTTCAAGATTTACCAGAACATAATGATACTATAACAATGGATAATGAGTATCCTAGTTTAACAAGTACTGAAGTTGAAAATTTAAAAAATGAATATAATACAAAAGTTGAAGAATTAGCGAGTGAAGGCGATATCCTTACAAAGGAAAGACCAGTTCGTCATAATGTATGTTTTTATAACGAAGTAGACTTAGAACATTTTAAAAAAGAAGTAATTAATCGTGGATTTGTTATTTCTACCGGAGAAGAGCCTTTAAATTTGGTTGTTTTACATATATCTCCTATAAATACAGAAAAACTTGTAGATAATATTTTATATTTAGCAAGTCGAGCAAAAGAAAATAAGGGAACTTATAAAAACTGGGAAACAAAAGTTATTTATGGATAG
- a CDS encoding IS1182 family transposase, translating into MTITQINQPNYTAYQPYMLLDFEFSFQNDVLKDDLSITILEVLRRIDLSKFIDFHHLDSRSYDPVMMLTVILMAFAEDGYASLRKLEKLCRYDVRYRSITNGFIPSYKSFERFINNTLKESIETIAKEIYLYVQDEKALEEQILYIDGTKFEANANKMTFCWRGWSKRYLPRHWQKCMELLRQVNRYFKKHEIDIHYSILKYPNIEYMIKIDEALENWLKEKEHIRKGRGKHEIAKLCDELKKSAVKMWQYAIQEDILGERNSFSKTDPDATFMHMKYDYYNHTNVFKPGYNVQIGVNNGYIAYQYISSDANDMRTLQPFTEGYKELYGQYPKMEVTDAGYGSYENYSYCKSKGIKGILKYSGYEKKKEKVTDKNRYQLRHMERMEDGTPVCPAGHVFEKERIGVNLQGQYPKMTVYYRNKNCCGCAQRNKCTTSKNGRSARIVPALEKMHTEIDEYLKSEEGKMLMRKRSAQAEGAFADIKQDFEYVRLHRRGESGVKVELILVCIGYNLRKYHNRKKVKNMN; encoded by the coding sequence ATGACAATTACTCAAATTAACCAACCAAATTATACAGCATATCAGCCATATATGCTACTGGATTTTGAATTTTCTTTTCAAAACGATGTCCTTAAGGATGATTTGAGTATCACGATCCTGGAAGTCTTGAGGAGGATTGATCTGAGTAAGTTCATAGATTTCCATCATCTTGATTCTCGTTCTTATGATCCTGTCATGATGCTGACCGTCATTCTTATGGCCTTCGCTGAAGACGGCTACGCTTCTTTACGCAAGCTGGAAAAACTTTGCCGCTATGATGTCCGTTATCGCAGTATCACAAACGGCTTCATTCCCAGCTACAAGAGCTTTGAACGCTTCATCAATAACACACTGAAAGAATCGATAGAAACCATTGCGAAAGAAATCTATCTGTATGTACAAGATGAAAAGGCATTGGAAGAACAGATTCTTTATATTGACGGGACGAAATTTGAGGCCAATGCCAATAAGATGACTTTCTGCTGGAGAGGCTGGAGCAAGCGTTATCTTCCAAGACACTGGCAGAAATGCATGGAACTGTTGAGACAGGTAAACCGATACTTTAAGAAACATGAAATCGATATACATTATTCGATTCTGAAATATCCAAATATCGAATATATGATAAAAATAGATGAAGCACTTGAAAACTGGCTGAAGGAAAAAGAACATATCCGAAAAGGCAGAGGAAAACACGAGATCGCAAAATTGTGCGATGAACTGAAGAAAAGTGCAGTCAAGATGTGGCAGTATGCCATACAGGAAGATATACTTGGAGAAAGAAACAGTTTCTCCAAGACGGATCCGGATGCCACATTCATGCATATGAAATATGATTATTATAATCATACGAATGTGTTCAAGCCTGGATATAATGTACAGATAGGAGTAAACAATGGGTACATCGCTTATCAGTATATCAGCAGTGATGCCAACGACATGAGAACCCTGCAGCCATTTACAGAAGGATACAAAGAACTGTATGGGCAGTATCCAAAGATGGAAGTAACGGATGCAGGATATGGGAGCTATGAAAACTACAGCTACTGTAAAAGCAAGGGGATCAAAGGCATATTGAAATATAGCGGATATGAAAAGAAGAAAGAAAAAGTAACTGACAAGAACCGTTATCAGCTGCGGCATATGGAACGCATGGAGGATGGAACACCAGTTTGTCCTGCAGGACATGTGTTTGAAAAAGAGCGAATCGGAGTAAATCTCCAGGGACAGTATCCAAAAATGACAGTGTATTATAGAAATAAAAACTGTTGTGGGTGTGCACAAAGAAATAAATGCACGACTTCAAAAAATGGAAGAAGTGCAAGGATCGTACCGGCATTAGAGAAGATGCATACAGAAATAGATGAATATCTAAAGAGCGAAGAAGGAAAGATGTTGATGAGGAAACGCAGCGCACAGGCAGAGGGGGCATTTGCGGATATCAAGCAGGACTTTGAATATGTGCGACTTCATCGACGAGGGGAAAGCGGAGTAAAAGTAGAATTGATTCTGGTATGTATAGGATATAACCTAAGAAAGTACCATAATCGAAAAAAGGTGAAAAATATGAATTAG
- a CDS encoding CobW family GTP-binding protein produces MTKIDIISGFLGAGKTTLIKKLLQEALQNEKLVLIENEFGEIGIDGGFLKDAGIEIKEMNSGCICCSLVGDFSEALKKVLETYSPDRIIIEPSGVGKLSDVVKAVKGVADTTLEINSITTVVDAQKCNMYMKNFGEFFNNQIEYAKTIVLSRSQKLSDENLHEVVHELKEHNGAAHIITTEWDKLDGKEILNVMENQGNLEYELLQESEVCPECGHVHNHDEHHHTHEHCECHHDHEEHDGHACDCNHEHHHKHSCGCTHEHHHHADEVFTSVGMETVQHYDKEELESILKQLSESDEYGTILRAKGMLEDKEGKWMYFDLVPHEYEIREGQPTYTGRFCIIGSKLQEEKLKELFKM; encoded by the coding sequence ATGACGAAAATAGATATTATTTCAGGGTTTTTGGGCGCTGGAAAAACAACGTTGATCAAAAAATTATTGCAGGAAGCTCTGCAGAATGAAAAACTAGTATTAATCGAGAATGAATTTGGAGAAATTGGAATTGATGGTGGATTCTTGAAAGATGCAGGTATTGAAATAAAAGAAATGAATTCTGGTTGTATTTGTTGTTCTTTGGTAGGAGATTTTTCAGAGGCTTTAAAAAAAGTTCTAGAAACATATTCTCCAGATCGTATCATAATTGAACCAAGTGGTGTAGGTAAATTGTCTGATGTAGTGAAAGCAGTAAAAGGTGTAGCAGATACAACACTAGAAATTAATAGTATTACAACGGTTGTAGATGCACAAAAATGTAACATGTATATGAAAAACTTTGGAGAATTTTTTAATAACCAAATCGAATATGCGAAAACAATTGTATTAAGTCGAAGCCAAAAATTATCAGATGAAAATTTACATGAAGTAGTTCATGAATTAAAAGAACATAATGGTGCTGCTCATATCATTACAACAGAGTGGGATAAACTAGATGGTAAAGAAATTTTAAATGTCATGGAAAATCAAGGCAACTTGGAATATGAACTTTTGCAGGAAAGTGAAGTTTGTCCAGAGTGTGGTCATGTTCATAACCATGATGAACATCATCATACTCATGAACATTGTGAATGTCATCATGACCATGAAGAACATGATGGACATGCATGTGATTGTAACCATGAGCATCATCATAAGCATAGCTGTGGATGTACACATGAACATCATCACCATGCGGATGAAGTATTTACAAGTGTTGGAATGGAAACTGTTCAACACTATGATAAAGAAGAACTTGAAAGTATTTTAAAACAATTATCAGAAAGCGATGAATATGGAACAATATTACGTGCAAAAGGAATGTTAGAAGATAAAGAGGGAAAATGGATGTATTTTGATTTGGTACCTCATGAATATGAAATTCGTGAAGGACAGCCTACATATACAGGACGTTTTTGTATAATCGGATCAAAATTACAAGAAGAAAAACTAAAAGAACTTTTTAAGATGTAG
- a CDS encoding TIGR03943 family putative permease subunit, which translates to MTVPVYLFTGFLESGKTSLIKDTLLDEGFNTGEKTLLFVCEEGVESYDEEFQKKTNTSIVIVEAKEDLTYEFMKKCDSMIEPERVMIEFNGMWNVTEFLDTLDFPFDWLLVQILSTVDASSFELYLSNMRSIMNSQLQHSETIIFNRCDENTKKLYLRNNIKAVNKGAQLIYETKDGQIVDLKEDELPFDKQAKELVISDDDYGLWYMDAMEHPEDYDDKEITMKGKVISTHVDGMQNVFVFGRYAMVCCADDTSLIGLLCHFEQASKLLPKEWIEMNAVIKVEFDDEYNGYVPVMYVKRVKTTEPLEDEYVYFT; encoded by the coding sequence ATGACAGTACCTGTATATCTGTTTACTGGTTTCTTAGAGAGTGGAAAAACTTCTTTAATAAAAGATACTCTTTTAGATGAAGGGTTTAATACCGGTGAAAAAACGTTATTATTTGTCTGTGAAGAAGGTGTAGAAAGCTACGATGAGGAATTTCAGAAAAAGACAAACACTTCAATTGTAATAGTTGAAGCTAAGGAAGATTTAACATATGAATTCATGAAGAAATGTGACAGTATGATAGAACCAGAAAGAGTCATGATTGAATTTAATGGAATGTGGAATGTAACAGAATTTTTAGATACGCTAGATTTCCCATTTGACTGGCTTTTAGTTCAAATTCTATCAACTGTTGATGCTTCTTCATTTGAACTTTATTTATCAAATATGCGATCTATCATGAATTCACAGCTGCAGCATTCTGAAACTATTATTTTCAATCGCTGTGATGAGAATACAAAGAAACTATATTTAAGAAATAATATTAAGGCTGTTAACAAAGGAGCACAATTAATTTACGAAACAAAAGATGGTCAAATCGTTGATTTGAAAGAAGACGAATTACCGTTTGACAAACAAGCAAAGGAATTAGTGATTTCTGATGATGACTATGGATTGTGGTATATGGATGCTATGGAACATCCTGAAGATTACGATGATAAAGAAATAACAATGAAAGGTAAAGTTATCAGTACTCATGTGGATGGAATGCAGAATGTATTCGTATTTGGACGTTATGCGATGGTTTGCTGTGCTGATGATACTTCTTTGATTGGATTATTATGTCATTTTGAACAAGCATCAAAGTTGCTTCCAAAAGAATGGATAGAAATGAACGCCGTTATTAAAGTTGAATTTGATGATGAATATAATGGCTATGTTCCAGTAATGTATGTGAAAAGAGTAAAAACAACAGAACCATTAGAAGATGAGTATGTGTACTTTACTTAA
- a CDS encoding cation:dicarboxylate symporter family transporter, producing the protein MENTFLTQFISISNIETIIFLFVFIGISLILKNMAKKKISFSTRVLFATVAGLIIGFVIQAVSGFVNDPSSVSFVRETTLWYGLIGNGFVGFIRMLVIPLVMVSIIHVILHMEEGTHVKKLVQRGILITMGMVAVAAIIGLLFGILFHIGGDANAIQQESASAKEIVPVVTTLLNLIPANPIEAMIQNNIVGIVIFSTFIGLAARKMQKKYPDILSSFIHLIDALHKIVISMALMVIKAMPYAVLALLANTIAQRGISSIIEVGKFIILIYVSCGVMMVVQLCMLAIYKVNPFIYLKKSFSTLLLAFTSRSSLGVLPATIEVLEKEMGVSSGTANFVASFGTTAGMQGCAGIFPALLIVYVANTTGMTIDFSFFLMAVLVITIGSIGIAGIPGTSTMAASVGLSGTGLGGYFSFITPILAIDPIIDMVRTMLNVSGSMTNAILVDRQLGLMNMEIYHNKTIDLEKADD; encoded by the coding sequence ATGGAAAATACTTTTTTAACTCAGTTTATTTCAATCAGTAATATAGAAACAATTATATTCTTATTTGTTTTTATAGGCATATCCCTTATATTAAAAAATATGGCTAAAAAGAAAATTAGTTTTTCAACACGTGTATTATTTGCGACAGTTGCCGGGCTTATTATAGGGTTTGTGATACAGGCGGTGTCTGGATTTGTAAATGATCCATCAAGTGTTTCTTTTGTCAGAGAAACAACCTTATGGTATGGATTGATAGGAAATGGATTTGTTGGCTTTATTCGTATGCTGGTGATTCCTCTTGTCATGGTTTCTATTATTCATGTTATTTTACATATGGAAGAAGGAACACACGTAAAAAAACTAGTGCAAAGAGGAATCCTAATAACGATGGGAATGGTTGCTGTTGCGGCCATCATCGGACTATTATTTGGAATATTATTCCATATAGGTGGAGATGCAAATGCAATACAGCAGGAAAGTGCGAGCGCAAAAGAAATTGTTCCTGTTGTAACCACTCTGCTAAATTTAATACCTGCAAATCCTATAGAAGCTATGATACAAAATAACATTGTAGGAATTGTGATTTTCTCTACTTTTATTGGTCTTGCGGCAAGAAAGATGCAGAAAAAATATCCAGATATTTTAAGTAGCTTTATTCATTTAATCGATGCTTTGCATAAGATTGTTATTAGTATGGCACTGATGGTAATAAAAGCTATGCCATATGCAGTCTTAGCATTACTTGCTAATACGATTGCACAGCGTGGAATAAGCAGCATTATTGAAGTGGGAAAATTTATTATTTTAATTTATGTTTCTTGTGGAGTTATGATGGTCGTACAGTTATGTATGCTGGCTATATATAAAGTGAATCCATTTATTTATCTAAAGAAAAGCTTTTCCACTTTGTTATTGGCATTTACATCACGTTCTAGTTTAGGAGTATTACCTGCTACTATCGAAGTATTAGAAAAAGAGATGGGGGTTTCTTCAGGTACAGCTAATTTTGTTGCCAGTTTTGGTACAACAGCGGGAATGCAGGGCTGTGCTGGAATCTTTCCTGCATTACTAATTGTTTATGTAGCAAATACAACTGGAATGACCATTGATTTTAGTTTCTTTTTAATGGCAGTATTAGTTATTACGATTGGCTCTATAGGTATTGCAGGAATACCGGGTACTAGTACTATGGCTGCATCAGTTGGCTTATCTGGTACAGGATTAGGAGGATATTTTTCATTCATTACTCCAATACTGGCGATTGATCCAATTATCGATATGGTAAGAACGATGTTGAATGTAAGTGGCTCTATGACAAATGCAATTTTAGTTGATCGTCAGCTGGGTCTTATGAATATGGAAATATATCATAATAAGACAATTGATTTAGAAAAAGCAGATGATTAA
- a CDS encoding MarR family winged helix-turn-helix transcriptional regulator, which translates to MKIPFHLMMFKSFHAQRNVLRKGMKELSPGQPKILRYVATHQNCMLKDIASSCDVECATVSKILNALEEKEFLEKEISKNNKRALCLRITEKGEKALQHWNSHCEKVEQLSLQGFSEREKEQFYDYLNRMYENLSGKEMN; encoded by the coding sequence ATGAAGATACCGTTTCATTTAATGATGTTTAAATCCTTTCATGCGCAAAGAAATGTACTGCGAAAAGGAATGAAGGAATTATCACCAGGACAGCCCAAAATATTACGTTATGTTGCAACGCATCAAAATTGCATGTTGAAAGATATAGCTTCTTCATGTGATGTAGAATGTGCAACAGTTTCAAAAATTTTAAATGCATTAGAAGAAAAAGAATTTCTTGAAAAGGAAATTTCTAAAAACAATAAAAGAGCATTATGTCTTCGTATCACAGAAAAAGGAGAAAAAGCTTTACAGCATTGGAATTCACACTGTGAAAAAGTAGAACAGCTTTCTTTACAAGGATTTAGTGAAAGAGAAAAAGAACAGTTTTATGATTATTTAAACCGTATGTATGAAAATTTAAGTGGAAAAGAAATGAATTAG